Proteins encoded by one window of Mycolicibacterium sp. ND9-15:
- a CDS encoding adenylate/guanylate cyclase domain-containing protein: MKPRRLLQRYAAALASAYLLTAAEVIVLVAALAGRSVMTLGNVITTAVLLVVGTATVAVSAVYILRPPLRYLRAGRTPTTAERRSTLYMMRRQSAATVAPWILTAAVLIPLNLDAGPEPLAVIGSAMLFGAIATVCTGFLFTLRTLRPVLASVAPDSTTPRLTAPGVRARLLLMWTVCTALPSVAIASLLVMRSRGWFIDERAAIELALLVLALVAVVVGLRSLILTSMSISDPVQEVVHAMADVERGHIDRSVDVYEWSEIGRLQQGFNSMVAGLRERDRLRDLFGRHVGEDVVRRAVEENESLSGDEREVAVLFVDLVGSTRLAVTHEPAEVAELLNNFFRIVVAAVDRRHGLINKFQGDAALAVFGAPLRVDDPASAALTTGRVLAAELPCLRLDFGIGVSAGSVFAGNIGAENRYEYTVVGDAVNEAARLADRAKDFSARVLCSATALQRADEVERQRWAAKGSETLRGRSAPTHIWAPVDPVGDQGREGM, translated from the coding sequence GTGAAGCCACGCCGCCTGCTTCAACGGTATGCGGCGGCGCTCGCGTCCGCCTACCTGCTGACGGCCGCCGAGGTCATCGTGCTGGTCGCAGCCCTGGCTGGGCGCAGCGTGATGACGCTCGGCAACGTGATCACCACGGCGGTGCTGCTCGTGGTGGGTACCGCCACCGTCGCAGTCAGCGCCGTGTACATCTTGCGTCCGCCCCTGCGCTATCTGCGTGCGGGCCGCACCCCCACCACCGCCGAACGCCGCTCAACGCTCTACATGATGCGCCGCCAGTCCGCAGCGACGGTGGCGCCGTGGATACTCACCGCCGCGGTCCTGATACCACTGAACCTGGACGCCGGTCCCGAACCGCTGGCCGTGATCGGCTCGGCGATGCTCTTCGGCGCCATCGCCACCGTCTGCACCGGCTTCCTGTTCACCTTGCGAACATTGCGACCCGTATTGGCCAGCGTGGCACCGGATTCCACCACACCGCGGCTGACCGCGCCCGGCGTCCGGGCCCGACTGCTGCTGATGTGGACGGTGTGTACCGCGCTGCCGAGTGTGGCTATCGCGTCGTTGTTGGTCATGCGCAGCAGGGGATGGTTCATCGACGAGAGGGCCGCCATCGAACTGGCACTGCTGGTGCTCGCGCTGGTCGCGGTCGTCGTCGGCCTGCGCTCCTTGATCCTGACCTCCATGTCGATCTCGGACCCGGTTCAGGAAGTCGTCCACGCGATGGCCGATGTGGAACGCGGCCACATCGACCGGTCCGTCGACGTCTACGAGTGGTCCGAGATCGGCCGTCTGCAACAGGGCTTCAACAGCATGGTCGCCGGGCTTCGCGAGCGTGACCGGTTGCGCGACCTGTTCGGCCGCCACGTCGGCGAGGACGTAGTCCGGCGGGCGGTGGAAGAGAACGAGTCGCTGTCCGGGGACGAACGTGAGGTCGCCGTGCTGTTCGTCGACCTGGTCGGCTCGACGAGGTTGGCGGTCACCCACGAACCGGCCGAGGTCGCCGAACTCCTCAACAACTTCTTCCGCATCGTGGTCGCGGCAGTCGATCGGCGGCACGGATTGATCAACAAGTTTCAGGGAGACGCCGCGCTCGCGGTGTTCGGTGCCCCGCTGCGCGTCGACGATCCGGCGTCGGCGGCGCTCACGACCGGTCGCGTACTTGCCGCGGAGTTACCGTGTCTGCGCCTGGATTTCGGCATCGGCGTCTCGGCCGGCTCGGTGTTCGCGGGTAACATCGGCGCAGAGAACCGATACGAGTACACCGTCGTCGGGGACGCGGTCAACGAGGCCGCGAGGCTCGCCGACCGGGCCAAGGACTTCAGCGCGCGTGTGCTCTGTTCGGCTACCGCGCTCCAACGGGCCGACGAGGTCGAACGACAACGTTGGGCGGCGAAGGGATCGGAGACGCTGCGGGGACGATCGGCGCCGACGCACATCTGGGCACCCGTTGATCCGGTTGGAGATCAAGGCCGCGAGGGAATGTAG
- a CDS encoding CaiB/BaiF CoA transferase family protein, with the protein MLAGPYATMLLADLGAEVIKIEPPGGEISRQVGDSYFASLNRNKQSVVLDLRSDTGRQRLGELVAESHALLVNMKPSAIKKLGLTYEALRQFNESIVCVAMTGFGLEGGDDPAFDYVIQAATGVAAMTGHPDEPPTLPGYSSADNSTGLAAALGLLAQIVSGRGGQVDVSLRDVMLSQLNYRASAYLNDGAAPLRYPYGAHSYYVPAQLFATADGYLALFITHDAFWRAFSAEAGIEGFPTMAERAAKRDEVLSVVAAALATDTAASWESRLRPLGIPVAAVRTLPEALEQTPEVIVTAGDFRLVRSPIQIVGYEPEYRPAPHVDEHGDISAQSS; encoded by the coding sequence ATGCTGGCCGGCCCGTACGCCACCATGCTGCTGGCCGACCTCGGGGCGGAGGTCATCAAGATCGAACCGCCGGGCGGTGAGATCTCGCGTCAGGTCGGCGACAGCTACTTCGCCAGCCTCAACCGCAACAAGCAGAGCGTCGTGCTCGACCTGCGTTCGGATACCGGGCGACAGCGACTGGGCGAGCTCGTCGCGGAATCCCATGCGCTTCTGGTGAACATGAAGCCGTCGGCGATCAAGAAGCTCGGCCTGACCTACGAAGCGCTCCGGCAGTTCAACGAGAGCATCGTCTGCGTGGCGATGACCGGCTTCGGGCTCGAGGGCGGCGACGATCCCGCGTTCGACTACGTCATCCAGGCCGCGACCGGGGTGGCGGCGATGACGGGTCATCCGGATGAGCCGCCGACGCTGCCGGGGTACTCGTCGGCCGACAACTCGACCGGCCTGGCCGCGGCGCTGGGGCTGCTGGCACAGATCGTGTCGGGCCGCGGCGGTCAGGTCGATGTGTCCCTGCGGGACGTGATGCTTTCGCAGCTGAACTACCGCGCCTCGGCGTACCTCAACGACGGCGCGGCGCCGCTGCGCTACCCGTATGGGGCGCACTCGTATTACGTTCCGGCGCAACTGTTCGCCACCGCGGACGGTTATCTCGCGCTGTTCATCACGCATGACGCGTTCTGGCGGGCGTTCTCGGCCGAAGCGGGCATCGAGGGCTTTCCGACGATGGCCGAACGCGCTGCGAAGCGCGACGAGGTGCTGTCGGTCGTGGCCGCCGCGCTGGCCACCGACACCGCTGCGAGTTGGGAGTCGCGACTCCGCCCGCTCGGCATTCCTGTCGCCGCGGTGCGCACGTTGCCGGAGGCGTTGGAGCAGACGCCTGAAGTGATCGTCACCGCAGGCGATTTCCGGTTGGTGCGCAGTCCGATCCAGATCGTCGGTTACGAACCGGAGTATCGGCCCGCGCCGCATGTCGACGAGCACGGCGACATCTCGGCTCAGTCGTCGTAG
- a CDS encoding MFS transporter, whose protein sequence is MAVRGASTGPIRQAVTAASVGNAVEWFDFAIYGFLATYIAEKFFPPGDETAALLNTFAIFAAAFFMRPLGGFFFGPLGDRIGRQRVLALVILLMSASTLAIGLVPSYAAIGVLAPLSLLFLRCLQGFSAGGEYGSGACFLAEYAPDRHRGFVVSFLVWSVVVGFLLGSLTVIGLETVLSESAMNAYGWRLPFLLAGALGVVGLYIRLRLSDTPEFEKLREQGEVAASPLKEAISTSWRPILQIAGLVVVHNVGFYIVFTYLPTYFTQTLNFTKVDAFVSITVASLVAIILIPPLGALSDRIGRKPLLYTGGIAFAVLAYPLFLLFNTGSLAAAVAAHAALAAIESVFVSASLAAGAEMFATRVRSSGYSIGYNISVAVFGGTAPYVATWLVDRTGNQIAPAFYVIAAAVISVATILTMRETARRPLAAVVGA, encoded by the coding sequence ATGGCTGTGCGTGGCGCGAGTACCGGGCCGATCCGCCAGGCGGTCACCGCTGCGTCGGTCGGCAATGCCGTGGAGTGGTTCGACTTCGCCATTTACGGGTTCCTGGCGACCTACATCGCGGAGAAGTTCTTCCCCCCAGGTGACGAAACAGCGGCGCTGCTGAACACTTTCGCCATCTTCGCCGCTGCGTTCTTCATGCGGCCGCTGGGCGGGTTCTTCTTCGGACCGTTGGGCGACCGAATCGGGCGGCAACGTGTGCTGGCTCTGGTGATCCTGCTGATGTCGGCCTCGACGCTGGCCATCGGCCTGGTGCCGAGCTATGCCGCCATCGGCGTGCTGGCACCGCTGTCGTTGCTGTTTCTGCGCTGCCTGCAGGGCTTCTCGGCTGGCGGCGAGTACGGCAGTGGCGCGTGCTTTTTGGCCGAGTACGCTCCGGATAGACACCGCGGGTTCGTCGTGTCGTTCCTGGTGTGGTCGGTTGTGGTCGGTTTTCTGCTGGGGTCGTTGACCGTCATCGGACTCGAGACCGTGCTCTCCGAGTCGGCGATGAACGCCTACGGTTGGCGGCTCCCGTTCCTGCTCGCCGGTGCGCTCGGTGTGGTCGGCCTCTACATCCGGTTGCGGCTGAGCGACACCCCCGAGTTCGAAAAACTGCGTGAGCAAGGCGAAGTCGCGGCGTCGCCGTTGAAGGAGGCGATCAGCACGTCGTGGCGGCCCATCCTGCAGATCGCGGGCCTGGTGGTGGTTCACAACGTCGGCTTCTACATCGTGTTCACCTATCTGCCAACATATTTCACGCAGACGCTAAACTTCACCAAGGTGGACGCCTTCGTGTCGATCACCGTCGCCAGCTTGGTGGCGATCATCCTGATTCCACCCCTGGGCGCGCTGTCCGACCGGATCGGACGCAAGCCGCTCCTGTACACCGGCGGAATCGCATTCGCGGTCTTGGCCTATCCGTTGTTCCTGCTGTTCAACACGGGCTCACTCGCGGCCGCCGTCGCCGCCCACGCCGCACTGGCGGCCATCGAGTCGGTGTTCGTGTCGGCGTCCCTGGCCGCCGGCGCCGAGATGTTCGCCACCCGGGTGCGCTCCAGCGGCTACTCGATCGGATACAACATCTCGGTCGCCGTATTCGGGGGGACCGCGCCGTATGTGGCGACGTGGCTCGTCGACCGCACCGGCAATCAGATCGCACCCGCCTTCTACGTGATCGCCGCGGCGGTCATCAGCGTGGCGACGATCCTGACGATGCGCGAGACCGCCCGACGGCCGCTGGCGGCCGTGGTGGGCGCATAG
- a CDS encoding cobalamin B12-binding domain-containing protein produces the protein MADSAPAAPVRVLVAKPGLDGHDRGAKIVARTLRDAGFEVIYTGIRQRIEDIVSIALQEDVALVGLSILSGAHVALTTRTVEALRKADAGDIAVVVGGTIPQSDVPKLLSAGAAAVFPTGTPLDTLVDEVRKLTGIVQ, from the coding sequence ATGGCGGATTCCGCTCCCGCCGCGCCGGTCCGCGTGCTTGTCGCCAAGCCCGGCCTCGACGGGCACGACCGCGGCGCCAAGATCGTGGCACGGACGCTGCGCGACGCCGGCTTCGAGGTGATCTACACCGGTATCCGGCAGCGCATCGAGGACATCGTGTCGATAGCCTTGCAGGAAGACGTTGCGCTGGTGGGTCTTTCGATTCTGTCGGGCGCACACGTGGCGCTCACGACGCGCACCGTGGAAGCCCTGCGCAAGGCCGACGCCGGCGACATCGCGGTCGTGGTGGGGGGAACCATCCCGCAGAGCGATGTGCCCAAGTTGCTGTCGGCGGGTGCGGCCGCCGTGTTCCCGACGGGCACTCCACTGGACACGCTGGTGGACGAGGTGCGCAAGCTGACGGGGATCGTTCAGTGA
- a CDS encoding class I adenylate-forming enzyme family protein: MSISLLLEMASSNPDRTAVVSGQLRLTTGELSTLADRGAGVIAASGASHVAYVGMGGAMLPLLLFSSARAGVPVTPLNYRLSADGLRELIDRLPQPLVVADAEYRDMVAGAGKLVMSPEEFLDAAQTGEPGPDVPAFPDPEDVGVVLFTSGTTSRPKAVELTHNNLTSYITGTVEFDSAEPGDAALICVPPYHIAGVSAALSNLYAGRKMVYLPQFDAREWIRLVRDEGVTSATVVPTMLDRIVSALESENTSLSTLRSLAYGGSKVPLPLVRKALELLPDVGFVNAYGLTETSSTIAVLGPEDHREALASSDDAIQRRLGSVGQPVPGVEVQIRNADGEVLDPGEAGELFVRGEQVSGRYTEIGSVLDEDGWFPTKDIAMLDADGYLFIGGRSDDTIIRGGENIAPAEIEDVLVEHPSVRDCAVVGPEDPEWGQIIVAVVVPADTPDGPGTPDADELREHVRRVLRGSRTPDRVVFRDELPTNATGKVLRRELIAELTAAN, encoded by the coding sequence ATGAGCATCTCACTGCTGCTCGAGATGGCCTCGAGCAATCCGGATCGCACGGCCGTGGTGTCTGGCCAATTGCGGCTGACCACAGGTGAGTTGAGCACGCTCGCCGACCGCGGGGCGGGCGTCATCGCCGCCTCTGGCGCGTCGCACGTCGCCTACGTCGGCATGGGCGGCGCGATGCTGCCGTTGCTGCTGTTCTCGTCGGCCCGGGCCGGGGTCCCAGTGACGCCGCTGAACTACCGGCTCAGCGCCGACGGTCTGCGGGAACTCATCGATCGTCTCCCCCAGCCGCTCGTCGTCGCCGACGCCGAGTATCGCGACATGGTCGCGGGTGCGGGCAAACTGGTGATGAGCCCCGAGGAGTTCCTCGACGCCGCGCAGACTGGCGAGCCCGGCCCCGATGTCCCAGCATTCCCAGACCCCGAGGATGTCGGCGTCGTGCTGTTCACCTCGGGAACGACATCACGCCCCAAAGCCGTTGAGCTGACGCACAACAACCTCACCAGCTACATCACCGGAACCGTGGAGTTCGACTCCGCGGAACCCGGCGACGCAGCACTGATCTGTGTGCCGCCGTATCACATCGCGGGTGTCAGCGCGGCGCTGTCCAATCTGTACGCCGGCCGGAAGATGGTGTACCTGCCGCAGTTCGACGCCAGAGAATGGATCCGGCTGGTGCGGGACGAGGGCGTGACGTCGGCGACGGTCGTGCCCACCATGCTGGACCGCATCGTCAGCGCCCTGGAGTCGGAGAACACGTCGCTGTCGACCCTGCGCAGCCTGGCCTACGGCGGTTCGAAAGTCCCACTTCCATTGGTGCGCAAGGCACTCGAATTGTTGCCCGACGTCGGGTTCGTCAACGCCTACGGCCTGACCGAGACCAGTTCGACGATCGCCGTCCTCGGCCCCGAGGACCACCGCGAAGCCCTCGCGTCGTCCGACGATGCGATCCAGCGCAGGCTGGGTTCCGTCGGCCAGCCGGTGCCGGGTGTCGAGGTGCAGATCCGCAATGCCGACGGCGAGGTGCTCGACCCGGGTGAGGCCGGTGAGCTGTTCGTTCGCGGCGAGCAGGTGTCCGGCCGCTACACCGAGATCGGGTCGGTGCTCGACGAGGACGGATGGTTCCCTACCAAAGACATCGCGATGCTCGACGCGGACGGTTACCTATTCATCGGCGGCCGCTCCGACGACACGATCATCCGCGGCGGAGAGAACATCGCGCCTGCAGAGATCGAGGATGTTCTCGTCGAACACCCCTCGGTGCGCGATTGCGCCGTGGTCGGGCCGGAGGATCCCGAATGGGGTCAGATCATCGTCGCGGTGGTGGTGCCCGCCGACACTCCAGACGGCCCGGGCACCCCGGACGCCGACGAACTGCGCGAGCACGTGCGGCGTGTGTTGCGCGGGTCGCGCACACCTGACCGAGTGGTGTTCCGCGATGAGTTGCCGACCAACGCGACCGGCAAGGTGCTGCGTCGAGAACTGATCGCGGAGTTGACAGCCGCCAATTAG
- a CDS encoding SDR family oxidoreductase, translated as MSALTDRTLVVSGGSRGIGLAIALAAAQRGANVVLLAKTAEPHPRLPGTVHTAVAEVEAAGVKGSGRGGGKAIAVVGDVRREEDVQRAVDAAVERFGGVDIVVNNASAIATEPTEQLAAKKFDLMMDINVRGTFLLTRAALPYLRQSTDAHVITLAPPLNMNPRWLGAHPSYTLSKYGMTLLSLGWAAEYADAGIGFSCLWPETYIATSAVANAPNFQEMLDRSRDPQIMGDAAALILSRPPADVNGKCFIDSELLAESGVTDLSRYGGGDNPILDIFVDKS; from the coding sequence ATGTCCGCCTTGACTGACCGCACGCTCGTCGTCTCCGGCGGCAGTCGCGGTATCGGTCTGGCGATCGCGCTGGCTGCGGCCCAGCGCGGTGCCAACGTGGTGCTGCTGGCCAAAACGGCCGAACCGCACCCCAGGTTGCCCGGCACCGTGCACACCGCCGTCGCGGAGGTCGAGGCCGCCGGCGTCAAGGGTTCCGGGCGGGGCGGCGGGAAGGCTATCGCGGTGGTCGGCGACGTGCGCAGAGAAGAGGATGTGCAGCGCGCGGTCGACGCGGCCGTCGAGCGCTTCGGCGGCGTCGACATCGTCGTCAACAACGCCAGCGCCATCGCCACCGAGCCGACCGAGCAACTGGCCGCCAAGAAGTTCGACCTGATGATGGACATCAACGTGCGCGGCACGTTCCTGCTCACCAGGGCCGCGCTGCCATACCTGCGCCAGTCCACGGACGCGCACGTGATCACGCTGGCGCCGCCGCTGAACATGAACCCGCGCTGGCTGGGCGCCCACCCCTCCTACACGCTGTCGAAGTACGGGATGACACTGCTCTCGCTGGGGTGGGCGGCAGAGTACGCGGATGCGGGCATCGGCTTCAGTTGCCTGTGGCCCGAGACCTACATCGCCACGTCCGCGGTGGCGAACGCTCCCAACTTCCAGGAGATGCTCGACCGGTCCCGCGATCCGCAGATCATGGGTGACGCGGCCGCGCTGATCCTGTCTCGTCCCCCGGCCGACGTGAACGGCAAGTGCTTCATCGACTCCGAACTACTCGCCGAATCCGGCGTGACGGACCTGTCCCGCTACGGGGGAGGCGACAATCCCATCCTTGATATCTTCGTCGACAAGTCATGA
- a CDS encoding LLM class F420-dependent oxidoreductase, which produces MRLGVMIGAERGDMARKVDKLVSDIEWAESAGMDTAWMPQVPNDFDCLTMVALMAAHTSRIELGTAVVPLQAQHPIALARQALSVHAVAGGRLALGVGPSHHWIVRDMLGIPYEKPAAYTRDYLEVLNKALAGPGDVDVENDTFTVHNPTVLGAQNPLPVLVAALGPVMLQIAGERADGTVLWMADEKAIGEHIAPKINKAAAEAGRPAPRIVAGIPVCLCANSEIETAKERANRILAEAETSPNYQRLLDRGDARDVGDLCAAGDSEQILRRFRKFADAGVTDLSVRLLPIGDNRDELIASKYRTREVIAELAKAVR; this is translated from the coding sequence ATGCGCCTTGGCGTGATGATCGGGGCCGAGCGCGGCGATATGGCCCGCAAGGTCGACAAGCTGGTCTCCGATATCGAGTGGGCCGAATCGGCGGGTATGGACACCGCGTGGATGCCTCAGGTGCCCAACGATTTCGACTGTTTGACCATGGTGGCGCTGATGGCGGCGCACACCTCGAGGATCGAACTCGGCACCGCGGTGGTTCCGCTGCAGGCGCAACACCCGATCGCGCTTGCGCGTCAGGCGTTGTCGGTGCACGCAGTGGCCGGTGGACGGTTGGCGCTGGGTGTGGGGCCGTCGCACCACTGGATAGTGCGGGACATGCTCGGCATCCCCTATGAGAAGCCGGCCGCCTACACCCGCGACTACCTCGAGGTGCTGAACAAGGCGCTGGCCGGACCCGGCGATGTGGATGTCGAAAACGACACCTTCACGGTGCATAATCCGACGGTGCTGGGCGCGCAGAACCCGTTGCCGGTGCTGGTCGCCGCGCTGGGGCCGGTGATGCTGCAGATCGCCGGCGAGCGCGCGGACGGAACCGTGCTGTGGATGGCCGACGAGAAGGCGATCGGCGAGCACATCGCGCCGAAGATCAACAAGGCCGCCGCGGAGGCCGGCAGGCCCGCTCCGCGCATCGTGGCGGGGATTCCGGTGTGCCTGTGCGCGAACTCGGAGATCGAGACGGCCAAGGAGCGGGCGAATCGCATTCTCGCCGAGGCCGAGACGTCGCCGAACTACCAGCGGCTGCTGGACCGCGGTGACGCGCGCGATGTCGGCGACCTGTGCGCCGCCGGGGACAGTGAACAGATTCTGCGGCGATTCCGAAAATTCGCCGACGCGGGCGTCACGGATCTGTCCGTTCGGCTGTTGCCGATCGGCGACAATCGCGACGAACTGATCGCGTCGAAATACCGGACGCGCGAGGTGATCGCGGAGTTGGCCAAGGCCGTGCGGTGA
- a CDS encoding 2Fe-2S iron-sulfur cluster-binding protein has translation MTADPMPDQPTQGGGQVTIVFDRKKVSVPQVSNETVLESARRAGLSPPFSCEAGNCGTCMAKITEGRATMRVNDALDPDEVDEGYILTCQAVPETDTVSVTYDD, from the coding sequence ATGACGGCGGATCCGATGCCTGACCAGCCGACACAGGGCGGCGGACAGGTGACGATCGTGTTCGACCGCAAGAAGGTATCGGTGCCCCAAGTCTCCAACGAGACAGTGTTGGAGAGCGCCCGACGCGCCGGATTGTCGCCGCCATTTTCATGCGAAGCAGGTAACTGCGGAACCTGCATGGCCAAGATCACCGAGGGGCGCGCGACCATGCGCGTCAACGACGCACTCGATCCGGACGAGGTCGACGAGGGATACATCCTCACCTGCCAAGCGGTTCCAGAAACCGACACCGTCAGCGTGACCTACGACGACTGA
- a CDS encoding methylmalonyl-CoA mutase family protein, whose amino-acid sequence MSEPVQTPSGIPLEPVYGPAERATEPPPPGTYPFTRGNFATGYRGKTWTFRQYSGFGTAEESNRRYRYLLDQGGTGLSVALDLPTQCGYDSDDPEYGEEVGRVGVAVDTLADAEILFDGIPLDKISTSFTINGTAAILLAFYVAAAEKKGVPREKLTGTIQNDILKEYASRGTWIWPPEPSLRLIADTIEFCAAEVPKFNAISVAGAHFRDAGANAVQEMSFTLADGVTYCDTVVERGRMTIDQFAPQISFFFYTHGDFFEEIAKYRAGRRRWATIVRERYGASSDKASMFRFGCVAGGASLYAPQAQNNLVRVAYEAMAAVLGGVQSMFTAAWDEPFALPSEESATLALRTQQILAYETGVTKVADPLGGSYFVEALTDATEEKIIEIMHDLENHGGMVRAIEDGYLQGLIADEAFKIHQEIESGERPVVGVNKFVSEEPPPEIATYELDAEGRDLQLKRLAKVKAERDATAVSKSLAALACAAEGDANLMHKLIDCANAYCTVGEMVSTLKTAWGEFQQPVVF is encoded by the coding sequence ATGAGCGAGCCAGTACAGACCCCGTCCGGGATCCCGCTCGAGCCGGTCTATGGCCCAGCGGAGAGGGCCACAGAGCCGCCTCCGCCAGGCACCTACCCGTTCACTCGCGGAAACTTCGCGACCGGGTACCGCGGGAAGACCTGGACGTTTCGTCAGTACTCGGGATTCGGCACCGCCGAGGAGTCGAACCGGCGCTACCGTTACCTGCTCGACCAGGGCGGCACCGGGTTGTCGGTGGCGCTGGATCTGCCCACCCAATGCGGGTACGACTCCGACGACCCTGAGTACGGCGAAGAGGTGGGCCGGGTCGGCGTCGCGGTCGACACGCTCGCCGACGCGGAGATCCTCTTCGACGGCATTCCGCTCGACAAGATCAGCACGAGCTTCACGATCAACGGCACCGCCGCGATCCTGCTGGCGTTCTACGTCGCGGCAGCGGAGAAGAAGGGTGTACCGCGCGAGAAGCTGACCGGCACCATCCAGAACGACATCCTCAAGGAGTACGCGTCGCGCGGTACCTGGATCTGGCCGCCGGAGCCGTCGCTGCGGTTGATCGCCGACACCATCGAGTTCTGCGCGGCCGAAGTGCCGAAGTTCAACGCGATCTCCGTCGCGGGGGCGCACTTCCGCGATGCCGGGGCGAACGCGGTCCAGGAGATGTCGTTCACCTTGGCCGATGGGGTGACCTACTGCGACACCGTCGTCGAACGCGGCCGCATGACCATCGACCAGTTCGCGCCGCAGATTTCGTTCTTCTTCTACACACACGGCGACTTCTTCGAAGAGATCGCGAAGTACCGGGCAGGCCGGCGGAGATGGGCCACCATCGTGCGCGAGCGTTACGGCGCGTCGTCGGACAAGGCGTCGATGTTTCGGTTCGGATGTGTGGCCGGTGGTGCGTCGCTGTATGCGCCGCAAGCCCAGAACAACCTGGTCCGGGTGGCCTACGAGGCGATGGCCGCGGTGCTCGGCGGTGTGCAGTCGATGTTCACCGCCGCGTGGGACGAGCCGTTCGCGCTGCCGAGTGAGGAATCGGCGACGCTGGCGTTGCGGACCCAGCAGATCCTGGCCTACGAGACCGGCGTGACCAAGGTCGCCGATCCGCTCGGCGGTTCGTACTTCGTCGAGGCGCTCACCGACGCGACCGAGGAGAAGATCATCGAGATCATGCACGATCTCGAGAATCACGGCGGCATGGTGCGCGCCATCGAGGACGGCTACCTGCAAGGCCTGATCGCCGACGAGGCGTTCAAGATCCACCAGGAGATCGAATCCGGTGAGCGACCGGTCGTCGGGGTCAACAAGTTCGTCTCCGAGGAGCCGCCGCCGGAGATCGCGACCTACGAACTCGATGCGGAGGGGCGCGATCTGCAGCTCAAGCGGCTCGCAAAGGTCAAGGCCGAGCGTGACGCCACCGCGGTCTCCAAATCGCTGGCGGCCCTGGCGTGCGCGGCGGAAGGTGACGCCAACCTGATGCACAAGCTGATCGACTGCGCCAACGCCTACTGCACTGTGGGAGAAATGGTCTCGACGCTCAAGACCGCATGGGGCGAATTCCAGCAGCCGGTGGTGTTCTGA